In Leifsonia sp. ZF2019, a genomic segment contains:
- a CDS encoding CHAP domain-containing protein, producing MPDLLQRSVDDMLAAMEEQFRTRWPNPWWPKGISAYDDCAACVSFYLFGLNSLGNPFYSYVSQIQTWGRNLGVWHPGHAGVQRGDVLAFDWDGDGDPDHTEIVVSVSSGGSIVTSRGTNSNPGDDMRDRTRSAGYILSYIRPPYPGTTSAADGGATLIPQGDEIDMATIEDLRKQADASNAAQTALIKEMLLRESRGRLYYCATPPAGLPQFVIIFWHRTPGQNNILYCNDGEQQARNARDFYSQTYDTVEQAKAAAIGTTQFQTLINLALGTDSAFTNKRATK from the coding sequence ATGCCTGACCTTCTCCAGCGCAGCGTCGACGACATGCTCGCCGCGATGGAGGAGCAGTTCCGCACTCGGTGGCCGAACCCGTGGTGGCCGAAGGGCATCAGCGCGTACGACGACTGCGCCGCCTGCGTGAGCTTCTACCTCTTCGGCCTCAACTCCCTCGGCAACCCGTTCTACAGCTACGTCTCGCAGATCCAGACCTGGGGTCGCAACCTCGGCGTCTGGCATCCCGGGCACGCGGGCGTACAGCGCGGCGACGTGCTCGCGTTCGACTGGGACGGCGACGGCGACCCCGACCACACCGAGATCGTCGTCTCGGTCTCGTCCGGCGGGTCGATCGTCACCTCCCGCGGCACGAACTCGAACCCCGGCGACGACATGCGCGACCGCACCCGCTCCGCCGGCTACATCCTCAGCTACATCCGACCGCCCTACCCGGGCACCACCTCGGCCGCTGATGGCGGCGCAACCCTGATCCCCCAAGGAGACGAGATCGACATGGCCACCATCGAAGACCTCCGCAAGCAGGCGGACGCGTCCAACGCCGCCCAGACCGCCCTGATCAAGGAGATGCTCCTGCGCGAGAGCCGCGGGCGCCTCTACTACTGCGCCACGCCGCCGGCCGGCCTGCCGCAGTTCGTGATCATCTTCTGGCACCGCACCCCGGGCCAGAACAACATCCTCTACTGCAACGACGGCGAGCAGCAGGCCCGCAACGCTCGCGACTTCTACTCGCAGACCTACGACACGGTCGAGCAGGCCAAGGCCGCCGCGATCGGCACGACGCAGTTCCAGACCCTGATCAACCTCGCGCTCGGCACGGACTCCGCGTTCACCAACAAGCGCGCGACGAAGTAG
- a CDS encoding phage tail tape measure protein: protein MFDAGALIYRIQVIGAEQGKKAIQDQDQALGKAGSTAKQTATATEELGKKTDETSKKQRQSKSDTEALGGSQKRTTESTKTLGQELSSMSEKGQQAAKEVGAGMLGVGAAVSVMVGAAVAKFSSFSGELAQVQTLAHADTEQMHQLSEAALTMGQNIGLSANQVAEAETELVKAGVDVEQQLGGALSGALNLASAGQIDVAKSTQIAAVAMTQFKLAGQDVPHLADLLAAGADKALGGVDDLGMALNQSGLVASQFGLTIEDTVGTLSAFANAGLLGSDAGTSFKTMLLSLASPSTQATELMKKYNIEAYDAQGNFIGITALAGKLSAGLKDASQAERDHALSVIFGTDAIRAANVLYKEGADGIQGWVDKVDDSGFAAEQAQGKLNSLEGDVGKLGAAFDTAMIRTGSGANDVLRDMVQTLTQVVQWYSSLPEPVQAAALAIGVGTAATALFGGTLLVAVPKIVQFRVAVATLSAEFPGTIARAKQFASFLTGPWGVALAAAALGVQLLSQYLDSLQASSDEMTNSLKTAKDAADIFATAGKGKDFKWLTDVKADLKDLPDVLQAAADQSDNVFARFDDRHFGAFDALKQVGESLSTLAQTDLPAAQHAFSLLADETDGSQKELWRLLNTMPAYKDALTAQATEMGINVTSADEAANKHNLLSLAMENSTLVTASNAETTATAASAYQDAADQATSLTKQIDELIESIDKANGVGQDAVTTNATYQQALADVADTIQKAHEGAEGYSTSLDQSTSAGAKNASMFADLAEKSQAAAKAQYDLDHNTDSYRANLVAGRQALIDQITALTGNRDAAAALADQIYRIPSEKEFKLLADTQPAQQAINSFVTTNDGKRLRMYVDAYGGQAYQVPGTNVRFNAEGAVYPRVEAFAGGGIREHHVAQIAKAGTMRVWAEAETGGEAYIPLAEAKRARSTAILQSVATQFGYQLVPTAAASFGDGGTSGSATRSSGLRIQGTLDLGNGLTGLIDGIVHDALDAERRIFDNGSRPGA from the coding sequence ATGTTCGACGCGGGCGCACTGATCTATCGAATCCAGGTCATCGGGGCCGAGCAGGGCAAGAAGGCGATCCAGGACCAGGACCAGGCGCTCGGTAAGGCGGGCTCGACCGCCAAGCAGACAGCGACGGCGACCGAGGAGCTCGGCAAGAAGACCGACGAGACCTCGAAAAAGCAGCGCCAGTCGAAGTCGGACACCGAGGCGCTCGGCGGCTCACAAAAGCGCACCACGGAGAGCACCAAGACCCTCGGCCAGGAGCTCTCCTCGATGTCGGAGAAGGGCCAGCAGGCGGCGAAGGAGGTCGGCGCCGGGATGCTCGGTGTCGGCGCCGCGGTCTCGGTCATGGTCGGCGCGGCCGTCGCGAAGTTCAGCAGCTTCAGCGGCGAACTCGCCCAGGTGCAGACCCTCGCACACGCCGACACCGAGCAGATGCACCAACTGTCCGAGGCAGCGCTCACGATGGGCCAGAACATCGGTCTCTCGGCGAACCAAGTCGCGGAGGCCGAGACCGAGCTCGTGAAGGCCGGCGTCGACGTCGAGCAGCAGCTCGGCGGCGCGCTCTCCGGCGCGCTCAACCTCGCATCGGCGGGCCAGATCGACGTCGCGAAGTCGACCCAGATCGCCGCGGTGGCGATGACCCAGTTCAAGCTGGCGGGCCAGGACGTCCCTCACCTTGCCGACCTACTCGCCGCCGGTGCGGACAAGGCGCTCGGCGGCGTCGACGACCTCGGCATGGCCCTGAACCAGTCCGGCCTCGTCGCATCCCAGTTCGGGCTCACGATCGAAGACACGGTCGGCACCCTCTCGGCGTTTGCAAACGCGGGCCTCCTCGGCTCGGACGCCGGTACCAGCTTCAAGACCATGCTCCTCTCGCTCGCCTCGCCGTCGACGCAGGCGACCGAGCTGATGAAGAAGTACAACATCGAGGCGTACGACGCCCAGGGCAACTTCATCGGCATCACCGCGTTGGCTGGCAAGCTTTCCGCCGGGCTGAAGGATGCCTCGCAGGCTGAGCGTGACCACGCCCTCTCGGTGATCTTCGGCACGGATGCCATCCGTGCCGCGAACGTCCTCTACAAGGAGGGAGCCGACGGGATCCAGGGCTGGGTCGACAAGGTCGACGACAGCGGGTTCGCCGCCGAGCAGGCGCAGGGAAAGCTGAACAGCCTGGAGGGCGACGTCGGCAAGCTCGGCGCCGCGTTCGACACTGCGATGATCCGCACAGGATCCGGCGCGAACGATGTGCTCCGCGACATGGTCCAAACCCTCACGCAGGTCGTGCAGTGGTACAGCTCGCTGCCCGAACCCGTCCAGGCTGCCGCCCTCGCGATCGGCGTCGGCACGGCCGCAACCGCACTCTTCGGCGGCACGCTCCTCGTCGCGGTCCCGAAGATCGTCCAGTTCCGTGTGGCCGTCGCGACCCTCTCCGCCGAGTTCCCCGGCACGATCGCCCGCGCGAAGCAGTTCGCCTCCTTCCTAACGGGCCCGTGGGGAGTGGCGCTCGCGGCCGCCGCGCTCGGCGTCCAGCTCCTCTCGCAGTACCTCGACAGCCTGCAGGCGTCGTCCGACGAGATGACGAACTCGCTGAAGACAGCCAAGGACGCTGCGGATATCTTCGCGACGGCGGGCAAGGGCAAGGACTTCAAGTGGCTCACTGACGTGAAGGCCGACCTGAAGGATCTACCTGACGTGTTGCAGGCGGCCGCCGATCAGAGCGACAACGTGTTCGCGCGTTTCGATGACCGTCATTTCGGCGCCTTCGATGCGCTGAAGCAGGTCGGCGAGAGCTTGAGCACGCTCGCCCAGACGGACCTCCCCGCTGCGCAGCACGCATTCTCGTTGCTCGCCGACGAGACCGATGGCTCTCAGAAGGAGCTGTGGCGGCTCCTCAACACGATGCCGGCCTACAAGGACGCCCTCACGGCCCAGGCGACAGAAATGGGCATAAACGTCACCTCGGCAGACGAGGCTGCGAACAAGCACAACCTCCTCTCGCTCGCGATGGAGAACTCGACGCTCGTCACAGCGTCCAATGCCGAGACCACCGCGACCGCTGCATCCGCTTACCAGGATGCCGCAGACCAGGCGACCAGCCTGACGAAGCAGATCGATGAGCTGATCGAGTCGATCGACAAGGCCAATGGGGTCGGCCAAGACGCTGTCACCACGAACGCGACCTACCAGCAGGCGCTCGCCGATGTTGCGGACACGATCCAGAAGGCCCACGAGGGGGCAGAAGGCTACTCGACTTCGCTCGATCAGTCGACGTCGGCCGGCGCGAAGAACGCATCGATGTTCGCCGACCTCGCGGAGAAGTCGCAGGCCGCCGCCAAGGCGCAGTACGACCTCGACCACAACACGGACTCCTATCGGGCGAACCTCGTCGCGGGTCGGCAGGCGCTCATCGACCAGATCACCGCCCTGACCGGAAACCGGGATGCCGCGGCCGCCCTGGCCGATCAGATCTATCGGATCCCCTCGGAGAAGGAGTTCAAGCTCCTCGCGGACACACAGCCCGCGCAGCAGGCCATCAACAGCTTCGTCACGACGAACGATGGGAAGCGGCTCCGCATGTACGTAGACGCGTATGGCGGACAGGCGTACCAGGTGCCCGGGACGAATGTCCGGTTCAACGCCGAGGGCGCCGTCTACCCGCGCGTGGAGGCGTTCGCCGGCGGCGGCATTCGCGAGCACCACGTGGCGCAGATCGCCAAGGCGGGCACCATGCGGGTCTGGGCCGAGGCTGAGACCGGCGGCGAGGCGTACATCCCGCTGGCCGAGGCAAAGCGCGCACGGTCGACCGCGATCTTGCAGAGCGTCGCGACGCAGTTCGGCTACCAGCTGGTTCCGACTGCCGCAGCCAGCTTCGGAGACGGCGGGACATCCGGCTCGGCGACCAGATCGAGCGGCCTCCGCATCCAGGGGACCCTCGATCTCGGCAACGGGCTCACCGGGCTCATCGACGGCATCGTCCATGACGCGCTCGACGCTGAGCGCCGCATCTTCGACAACGGATCGCGACCGGGAGCGTAG
- a CDS encoding IPT/TIG domain-containing protein — MSDTSIYDATVPTEGSVALAHQQIIRVKRAGAFENITGDVNNLLDTTTPVTVKREVYGTKGTDSSDVIGLNHVVTFDCEAVRDDNGAIIQPWLKALLVAARSKGAANKVDAQLFDALDGSIDATEGTFAVAVVPLNTGYADKGGYKFTLTSDGVVRDVPSPVAGDGKPSIESVPTPNGKTVGDQLVIRGYNLGTVTAGTIDGQAIAKITIVDANTIVIVIPATVAGAAPIILTNPNGASAAFNGYTAA; from the coding sequence GTGTCCGATACCTCGATCTACGACGCCACGGTGCCCACCGAGGGTTCCGTCGCGCTCGCCCACCAGCAGATCATCCGCGTCAAGCGGGCCGGCGCCTTCGAGAACATCACCGGCGACGTGAACAACCTGCTCGACACCACCACACCCGTCACGGTCAAGCGGGAGGTCTACGGCACGAAGGGCACGGACTCGTCCGATGTGATCGGCCTGAACCACGTCGTGACCTTCGACTGCGAGGCCGTCCGCGACGACAACGGCGCGATCATCCAGCCCTGGCTGAAGGCCCTGCTCGTCGCCGCCCGCTCCAAGGGAGCCGCGAACAAGGTCGACGCCCAGCTGTTCGACGCTCTCGACGGGTCGATCGACGCGACCGAGGGCACCTTCGCGGTCGCGGTCGTCCCGCTGAACACCGGCTACGCCGACAAGGGCGGCTACAAGTTCACGCTCACCAGCGACGGCGTCGTCCGCGACGTCCCGTCGCCGGTCGCCGGCGACGGGAAGCCGTCCATCGAGTCCGTCCCCACCCCCAACGGCAAGACCGTCGGCGACCAGCTCGTCATCCGCGGTTACAACCTCGGCACCGTCACCGCCGGCACCATCGACGGCCAGGCGATCGCGAAGATCACGATCGTCGATGCGAACACGATCGTCATCGTGATCCCGGCCACGGTCGCCGGCGCGGCACCGATCATCCTCACCAACCCGAACGGGGCGTCCGCCGCGTTCAACGGCTACACGGCCGCATAG
- a CDS encoding minor capsid protein, producing the protein MSEPLSYPVRLGRGVAQHAADAGLGSFRLTGPPYTDPEVGIRIDGDLPTTFDRCIVLTVLDPTPDGREDLITPIQFRYRLAPGATPSDARNFGWRIRETFEHLELVRFGDVRISFVEYRNALPFGADTVGRPGGTVTFYFRGRRRS; encoded by the coding sequence GTGAGTGAACCTCTCTCCTACCCGGTCAGGCTCGGCCGCGGCGTCGCCCAGCACGCCGCGGACGCCGGCCTCGGCTCCTTCCGCCTCACCGGGCCGCCCTACACCGACCCCGAGGTCGGGATCCGCATCGACGGCGACCTCCCGACGACCTTCGACCGGTGCATCGTGCTTACCGTGCTCGACCCGACGCCGGATGGCCGCGAGGACCTCATCACACCGATCCAGTTCCGGTACCGCCTGGCGCCCGGCGCAACGCCCTCGGATGCCCGCAACTTCGGCTGGCGGATCCGGGAGACGTTCGAGCACCTCGAGCTCGTCCGATTCGGTGACGTCCGCATCAGCTTCGTCGAGTACCGCAACGCTCTGCCGTTTGGCGCCGACACCGTCGGCCGCCCGGGCGGCACCGTCACCTTCTACTTCCGCGGCCGCCGCCGCTCATAG